In Gemmatimonadota bacterium, the DNA window CCTATTCTGAGCTTCTATATGCGCTGGCGCGAATTTATCTGGTTGAGACTAATTCTGAGGCACTGGATAGATTTGATGAGATGTCTTTGCCCGAGCGGTTTGCAATGTCGCTCGGAGCCAGTCGGGGAACGGTTTTACACCATCTCGATCCCGTGCTGAATATCTTTGTTCCGACTTTTCAGTGGCGCAAAGACCTGCCAGATGCGCGGATTCCCGAAATGTTTGCTCTTATGCGCCATCCAAAAGTCTTAGATGTTTTGGAAGTTCTTATCGGGCCGGAGATAGCTGCGTCGCCGATTTACCATTTTAATCTCAAGCTCGCGCCCGATCATCTCAAGCTGGCAGATCAGGTGGCCGGGTCTGTGGGTGCAGATCTTTCAAAGGAAGGGTTTTATACATTTCAGGTGGGCAAAACAGGATGGCACATGGACGCAGGTTCGGGCCTGAGAGATTCTCATGAGAGCGAGATTGTCAATGCGTGGATTCCGATTACCCATGCTACCGAAGAAAATAGCTGTTTGGTGGTCATTCCCGGCAGTCACAAAGAAGGCGTTAAATACCATCCTTTTCCAGAAGATCTCGACACGCAGGGAATTACTCTGCCCGTTGATCCTGGAGATATTGTTTTTTTGGATAATAAAGTGATGCACAGCTCTACGCCCAACACGAGTCGCGAAGATTATCGCTGGGCTTATAATTTCCGTTATCTTCCTATTGGACAGCCCCCTGGTCGCCCCTTTATACCGGGTTTTGTTGCGCGCAGCCGCTCGGCTCCAGAAACAGAATTACACAATGCCTATGTATGGAGCGCAATGTGGGTTCGCTGTCTGGATTATCTCACTGAAAAGGGCGTGCCCGCATCTTATGAAGACAGGAGCAAAATGGGCCTTGAAGAAGCGCAGGCGATTACCAGTCACTGGCGCGAACTCACCCCCGATGCGGATGGTTGGTTGCGCCTGGGGAAGGATTGATATGGATAAGGTAAAAATCGGTATTATCGGTCTCGGCTCTTTTTGTTCGAGCTATCATATTCCGAATTTGCTCAAGAGGTCGGATGTAGAAGTCACGGCGGTTTGCGATATTTCTCAAGAATGTCTGGACGGGCGCAATAGGAGGTTGCGGGATAGTCGGGTATTTACCGATTATCGCGATATGATCAATCCGGATTTGATTGATGGGGTTTTTGTCAGTACGCCCAATCGGGCGCATTTCGCGGCCTGCAAATTGGCGCTTGAGCGCGGTATTCCGGCGATTGTCGATAAACCGATTACGGTGACTTTGGAGGATGCCGAGGAACTCGTGGCGTTGAGTAAGTCGCAAAATTGTATTTTGATGACGGCGTTTACGCGTCATTTTATGCCCAGTACCGAGTACGTGCGCAGACAAATTGCGTCTGGTGCGAGCACTCCGCAAATGCTCACGGCTGTCCAGCGGAAAAGTCCCGTCAAGCGCGGTATAGAAGACGGGGGCATGTTGCACCGGCGCACGATTCACATTACAGATGTTTTGCCGTGGATCACGGGCGAGCGCGTGGTCAGAGTGGAGGGCAAAATTCAATACGAGACCGGGCACATAGAGGAAATGCTGGTGGATATGCGTCTCGAATTTGAAGGGGGATTATGTGCCAGTCTGCTCTGTATCAAGTCCTGTGACGAAAATCAGGATGAGGTCAACATATATACTGACAAGCAGAGTTATCGCCTGGAACGCGACCGCCTCTACACGATTGCGCGCAGAGGTGGCTGGCAGCGCGTGGAGAATTTGCCCGAATACGGCAATTCGAGCGATCACTTTGTCGAGGCGATTAAAGGCAATCGTCCCGCCCCCAATGCTCCCTTTGCCGATCCGCACAGTGAAGACGGCCTCCAGGCTCTTCGCGTTGTTTTTGCTATGCACAAAGCAGCACAAACAGGGCGTGTGGTGGATGTTTAATTGATTACACCTACAATAGGAAACAAAAATGCCTTCTCAACCGAATATCGTTTTTATTCACGCCGAGAGCATGGATGGGCGAAAGATGGGCTGTATGGGCCATCCTGCCATGCAAAATGCCACGCCCAATATGGATCGCCTCGCCAGTGATGGGGTGCTGTTTACAAATGCGTACACCAATTGTCCGGTGTGCAATCCGTCGCGGGCGAGCATGTGGAGTGGAAAATATCCCAATTATTACGATTGTTGGAATAATCACGAAGGGTTGCACGAGAATGTGCCCACGTATCAAAATACATTTGAGAGCGCGGGCTATCAGACCTCTGCCATCGGTCCTATAGACTACGCCTATGGCAAACACTCCATCCGCGATCGCATTGGCTCGTGGACGCGCGCGGCCAATATTCGCCGTCCTATATGTCGCACGACCTTGCCGCAAGTTGTAGATGATGGCAAGGCGAATGGGCGCGATTGGGACCGGACGTATCAGGCTGTTGATCAACTGCATCAATACGCGAGGAGTGACCGGCCTTTTTGGCTTTATCTCACTACGGGATTGGTGCATCCCGCATTTACTGCCGAGAAACGCCACATGCCTTTGATCGATGCGGATAATGTCGATATTCCGCCGACTTTGATGCCGCTCGAAGCCACGCACAATCAGGCGATTGCGTATCAACGCGTGACCAAAAATTGCGATAAACAGTTCTCTGAGAACCTCGTTCGAGAGATTCGGCACACCTATTTTGCGATGATCGCCGCGCTCGATGAGATGGTTGGTCGGGTGCTTCAGACGGTCGATGATTTGGGGTTGCGCGATAATACGTATGTCATTTTTTCGAGCGATCACGGCGAAATGGCTGGCGATCAAAATCAAATACTCAAGCGTTCGATGTACGAGGCGTCATCCCACGTTCCTCTCATTATTCGCGGTCCCGATGTACAAAAAGGCGTTGTCGTCGATACACCCGTTTCTCTCGTTGATCTATATCCCACGTTTATGGATATGGCGCGCATTCGCTATGAAGATTATGCGGATAATGCAGCATATCCCGATACGCTGGACGGCGAATCTCTATTTCCGCAACTCGTCGAGGGGACGGCGCGCAAACGCGATTGGGCGATGTGCGAATACCACGGCGATCGCTGTGCCACTGGCACGTTTATGTTGCGTCAGGGCGACTGGAAATACGTCAAGCACACGGGGTTTGAATCCGAGCTATTCAATCTCATGGACGACCCAGATGAAACGACGGATCTCGTCCATGACAAACCGGAAATCACCCGCGAATTGGATCGGGTGCTGACCAGCAATTTTGATTGCGAAGGTATTGATGCGCGGGCGAAAGAATACGACCGCAAAAGCTTTGTCGCATGGCGCGAGCAGGCGCACAAAGAAGGCATCTACGAGGATACGATGGCTCGCGTCTATAGCGGTCATGACCGCATTTGTATTGAGGATATTGCGCCGTGGACAGACGAGGATGAACAGCGAATTGAAGCGTGGCTGGATGGTAGTAGTTAATTTTTTTTACTTAACAAACATGCCTATTGCACTTCTCATTGTCGATCACGGTTCCAGGCGCGAAGAAGCCAACCAGATGCTTTACGGCGTTGCCGATATTTTGCGTCAAGAACGCCCCGAGATCATTGTCCACGTCGCGCACATGGAACTGGCCGAACCCACTATCAGCCAAGGCATTGATGCATGTGTGCGCGAGGGAGCGAGTGAGATCGTTGTTCATCCCTACATGCTGTCTCCCGGACGCCATGCCACGGAGGATATTCCGCGTATGGCAACAGAAGCGGGGGCTGCATATCCAGATGTACATATCCGCGTTACCGAACCTCTTGGCCTGCACGAAAAACTCTGCGAGGTTATTCTCCAACGCGCCGGGTTGTGAAGGAAAGCGATCAGCCATCAGCTTTCAGCTTCCCACCCATCCGCCCCCAGGATAAGATCGTTGACTGCATGTTTTACTGACTGCTGACTGCTGAAAGCTCTCTTATGTCCACAGAAACCGCGCCATCTTTTCGCTCTGCTTCAAGAGGGGATTTGCGCCCTGTTTTTTATATTACCGCTGCACACCTGGCGTTAGATTTTTATATGGTCCTTACGCCGCCATTGTGGGCTTTTTTTCAGAGTCATTACAATCTCACGGTAGCGCAGTTTGCCTATTTGCCCACGGTGATTGTCTTTTGCGGTTCTATCACGCAACCCTTTATGGGCTATTTTAGCGATGGACGCGATCGCATGGCTCTTGTTGCACTTGGGCTATTTGTCACGGGCATTTTTGTCTCTTGTATCGGCTTTGCGCCCACTGCTTATACACTCGCTATTTTTTTGATTTTCGCGTCTTTTGGATCCTCTCTTTTTCATCCTACCGCCGGGGGATTGGTTACTGCTCTAACGCCGCATCGTGCCAATCTGTCTATGGCTATTTTTCTGACGGGGGGAACAACGGGGATGGCGCTCGCTTCGATTACCGGGACGCAAATTGTCGAGCGATACGGCATCCAATATCTGTGGCTTATTGTCATCCCTGTCTTGATTCTCGCGCCATTTATCCTGTGGCAGTCTCGAAAAGTTCCCGTGCGTGAACGCCGCGTAACTGCGGGTAAAATCGATTTCTCCATTTTAAAAAAAGCCCGCTCTCTGTGGACGCTTTTTGCGATTAGTGTGTTGCGCTCTATTATTCACACGGGATTTGTCAGTTTTACAGCTATTCTGGGAGCGTCTCGCGGCTGGGCTACCAGCGAAATTGGTTGGGTTTTTTCCGGCTATTTGCTTTCCAGTACGCTGGGGCGCATCACAGGTGGTTATCTGGCAGATCGCATGTCTCAGCGCAAGCTTCTGGCTTTTTCGTGTGCTTCGTCCGCAATTTTTCACGCTGGTTTTTGTCTGACAGACGGATATGTGTCGCTTATTTCGTTTTTTGTGGCGGGGTATTTGTTCGATCTCGGTATTACGACGAATATATCTCTGGCACAGCGTGCCTTGCCGCACAATACGAGTACGGCGACGGGATTGGTGATGGGATTTTCCTGGGGCATGGCGGGCCTTGCTATGATCGGCGTGGGGAGCCTTGCAGAGTGGACCTCTACTGCGACTGCGCTTGTGGTTGTATCCATGGTGCTTATCCCGGCAACACTTCTGGTGGCGCTACTGCCTTCTGAGTATGGTGAGGTGAGAAGCAAGAAAAAATAAAAGGTGAGGGTGGGATGGCTCACACGAAGACACAGAGACACAGAGAAAAGCGGGGACTGAGGTGGTGTTACGCGCTTGCTGTAGTTATTAGTGGTTGTTTTTTACAGATAGCGCACGCGCAGCCCACATATTCTCCCGGGCAAATTCTCGTCAAATTTCGCAACGCAAAGCCAGCAATTGCACAATTCCGCGATCTATCAGAGCTCCATGGCGTGACGGCGATTGAACCACTTTTTACGCCGCGAAGTGCTAAGGCAGTTTATCCCCATCCTTTGACGCGTGTGTACCGCGTTCATTTATCGGGCGATCCGGTCGCAGCCGCAGCCGATTACGCATTGCGTCCCGATGTTGTTTACGCACAGCCCAATTATTTGTTTACGCACCACCAGGTGCCCGATGACCCTCACTACGGCGATCAACGCAGCCTTCAGACCATCGATTGGGAGCTATTGCAACAAAATCTCGGTCCCGTTCGAGAACAGATCATTGTCGCGATCATTGATTCTGGCGTCGATTACAACCACGAAGACTTGCGCGATAATATCTGGCACAACGCAGCAGAAGTAAACGGCATGTCTGGCGTTGATGACGATGGGAATGGGTATATCGACGATATAAGGGGGTGGGATTTTACCCATGCGCCCGGGTTGCCGGGAATGGGCGATTATCTCAGGCGCGACAACGATCCACAGGATGAATCGTCGCACGGTACGCGCGTTGCTGGTATTGTTGCAGCTGCGGTGAATAACAATCGAGGTATTGTCGGTGTTGCACCCAATGCACAGATTATGGCATTGCGAGCGGGGTTGAGACGGCTTGGAGGTATTGGTTTTCTCGAAGAAGACGATATTGCTGCGGCTATTCTCTATGCCGCGGAAAATGGCGCGCATGTTGTCAATATGAGTTTGGGTGGACCCGAGCGCACTTTTATTTTGGGCGATGTAATCCAATATGCACACGCTCAAGGCGTTGTGCTCGTCGCCTCTGCGGGCAACTCGGGAGATGAGTTGGGATATCCCGCGGGCAATCACTATACGATTGCCGTAGGTGCGGTAAATCACGCCGATCGCCTGGCGGGCTTTAGCAGCACGGGCGCGTCGCTCGATCTGGTTGCGCCGGGGGTCAGTATTCTCAGCACACGTCTCGATAATCGCTATGCGTCTGGTTCTGGCACTTCTTTTTCTGCGCCTCACATATCCGGTTTGGCCGCGCTGATTCTCTCGCGGCGTCCCGATCTTTCGCCTCACTCTGTGCGCAATTTACTCATCGCATCTGCGATTGATCTGGGTCCGTCGGGGCACGACAATGACTACGGCGCAGGGCGCGTGAGTGGCGCGCAACTCGCAGACCGCCTGAGTACTTTCGATTCGCTGACGGTTGCGATTCGATCTCCCGCCAATGACGAGGGAGAAGATACTGCGTTTGATATTCGCGCTTCTGTTTCGGGCGCGCAGGTCACGGGTTATCGACTGTCTTATGGCAGCGGGTACAATCCACAAACATGGACACGTCTCGCCGAGGGGGCGCCCTCTCTGGACATTCGTCAGACGTGGGATGTTTCTGCTTTTGCAGATTCTGACGTGGTTTTGAGACTCGAGGCAGATTTGTCGGATGGTGTGGTCGTAGAGGACCGCGTTCGCGTTGCCATTGAAAAAATAGCACCCGCTATCACCGCGCTTGCCTGTGGCGATGTATTGGAGGACGACCGCCGCGTTTTTGAATGTCGCTGGCGAACCGATCAGCGCGCACACGGGGGTATTGCTTATCGCTATGGCACGAATTTTGATACTCTGTACACCGGTCTGGTGCAAAACAAACACCGCGTTGTTCTGCCCCACACATTGCCATCAGGTGTCGTTACATTTCACGTTTTAGCCGATGGGGAAAATAATATCCGCGCGGTGCATCCGGCGCAGACAATTGATTATGTTCCATTTCGCGTCCCACAAAATGGCTTTGTGGAAAGGGGCACATTGCCCGATGGTTTTTTGCCCGACCGCGCGTCGGATTTCGACCGCGATGGCAGGCTGGAAATCGCGCTTATGCCCTATGTTGGAGGCGGTTCTTATGGGTCAGTGCATATTTACGAACGCCAGGCGGATGGTACATTTATCGATGAATTTCAAAGCGATGAGCGTTTTTTACCCTGGGCAATTGGCGATATTACAAATGATGGGACCGATGATTTATTGGGCGTGACTTATGAGCGTCTCGTGCTTTTTACAGATAGTTTCTCCAATCCCTATCCCGCGCAGGTGGAATTTGAACAGCGCGGCACATGGGGCGGCGATTTTGCCGATGTGGATGGTGATAGCATTCCCGATATTATCGCTCGCGCAGGCGATCAGCGCGGTATCCGCGTGATTCGCAATCTCGGCAGTGTGATCCGCGAGGAGGTATTTCTTGTTGATCCCTCGGAAGGTGGTGGAGACCCTGGTCCGCGCTTTGTAGTTGCGGACTTTGATCGAGATGAACAGCAGGAAATTCTCGCTGGCGATGGCGATGGCGATCTCTGGATGTACGAATATCGCGCGGGAAAATACGTGCAGACCTGGTACTTGCCGGGCGATGGGGATGCGCGATGGATTGGCGGGGGTATGGATTTGGATGGCGATGGATTGGTCGAGTTTGCAGTTGCTCGTGCGTACACAGATGCGTACGAGGCTTCCAATGGTTTCTGGGAATTGGAGATTTACAGCATGCGTGCGCCCGATACTTATGCGCGTGAATGGACGACGCGAATCCACGGGGTGGCGACCACGGGCAATGGGATTTCAGCAGGGGATGTCGATGGGGATGGCCTTGTCGATCTGATAGTATGTCTGCGCCCCGATCTCTACGCTTTTCGCGCTGAGAAACCCGATCACTATCGCCCGATCTGGCATACGCCAGTGGGTTTGATGCGCCGCGCACTCATTGCGGATCTGGACAAAGATTTTCGCTATGAGGTGCTTTTTAATTTGGATGGCGCAGTGCATATTGTTGAACGCGATGAACCGCCAGTTGAGGTGGGGTCGCCGCAGATTATACGCGCGCGGCCTCTGGGTCCAACTCGCGTTGAAATAGACTGGATGCAAGTGCCCGATGCGTCTTCTTACCAGATTTATCGCGCTGTCGGCGATGGTGTGCTCGATTATTTTGATGAGATCAGCGACCGCACGGTATATATTGATTCTTTGCTGACCGAAGGCCAGACCTATCACTATCAGATTGTCGCCGTGGCCGATTGGGACCTTCGCTCGGGTATTGTATCTCTCACGCCGAATCGTGCGCCAGAGGTCGTGCGCGTTGAAACACTGTCGGAAAACCAGATTCAAATTTTCTTTTCGGAAGAGATGGGATCAGATGCGGCACTGCCGTCGAGTTATCTGCTCGGCGGTGTTGGGCAACCCACATCAGTGATTCTCGACCAGCAAAATACTCGCGCGGTTCTGTCTTTTGCCGTACTGTTTCCCCCTCGATATACGCTGACTATTCTCAATACATCCGATGCGAGCGGTACACCTCTTGGTTTGAAAACTATTTCAGATATTGTTGATCCGAGCCTTCTCGCGCGGGCCGATGTCGATGGCAGTGGCGTTGTCGATTTCGCAGATTTCCTATCTTTTGTCCGTGCATTTCAAACTTCTGATTCCACATTTGATTTTGACGGCGATGGTATCGTCAATTTCCCCGACTTTCTCATCTTTGCCAATCTTTTTGGTCGCAAGGTTGGGGCTGGGGGCTAAGGTTATGAATATTGGTATTCCCAAACGTGCGTTTTTTCAGGTGGCTTTTCCCTGCGTGTTTCGCGCAGATGTCCCGGTAATTGATGGGGTACTCAATGACTGGGAGGCGACTTATCTGGTGCCTGATTTGACCGGGGTTGAGGGAAAAAATCCCTTTGCCGATGTGTATATGGCTTGGCACGAT includes these proteins:
- a CDS encoding Gfo/Idh/MocA family oxidoreductase; protein product: MPMYGAQCGFAVWIISLKRACPHLMKTGAKWALKKRRRLPVTGANSPPMRMVGCAWGRIDMDKVKIGIIGLGSFCSSYHIPNLLKRSDVEVTAVCDISQECLDGRNRRLRDSRVFTDYRDMINPDLIDGVFVSTPNRAHFAACKLALERGIPAIVDKPITVTLEDAEELVALSKSQNCILMTAFTRHFMPSTEYVRRQIASGASTPQMLTAVQRKSPVKRGIEDGGMLHRRTIHITDVLPWITGERVVRVEGKIQYETGHIEEMLVDMRLEFEGGLCASLLCIKSCDENQDEVNIYTDKQSYRLERDRLYTIARRGGWQRVENLPEYGNSSDHFVEAIKGNRPAPNAPFADPHSEDGLQALRVVFAMHKAAQTGRVVDV
- a CDS encoding S8 family serine peptidase, translating into MAHTKTQRHREKRGLRWCYALAVVISGCFLQIAHAQPTYSPGQILVKFRNAKPAIAQFRDLSELHGVTAIEPLFTPRSAKAVYPHPLTRVYRVHLSGDPVAAAADYALRPDVVYAQPNYLFTHHQVPDDPHYGDQRSLQTIDWELLQQNLGPVREQIIVAIIDSGVDYNHEDLRDNIWHNAAEVNGMSGVDDDGNGYIDDIRGWDFTHAPGLPGMGDYLRRDNDPQDESSHGTRVAGIVAAAVNNNRGIVGVAPNAQIMALRAGLRRLGGIGFLEEDDIAAAILYAAENGAHVVNMSLGGPERTFILGDVIQYAHAQGVVLVASAGNSGDELGYPAGNHYTIAVGAVNHADRLAGFSSTGASLDLVAPGVSILSTRLDNRYASGSGTSFSAPHISGLAALILSRRPDLSPHSVRNLLIASAIDLGPSGHDNDYGAGRVSGAQLADRLSTFDSLTVAIRSPANDEGEDTAFDIRASVSGAQVTGYRLSYGSGYNPQTWTRLAEGAPSLDIRQTWDVSAFADSDVVLRLEADLSDGVVVEDRVRVAIEKIAPAITALACGDVLEDDRRVFECRWRTDQRAHGGIAYRYGTNFDTLYTGLVQNKHRVVLPHTLPSGVVTFHVLADGENNIRAVHPAQTIDYVPFRVPQNGFVERGTLPDGFLPDRASDFDRDGRLEIALMPYVGGGSYGSVHIYERQADGTFIDEFQSDERFLPWAIGDITNDGTDDLLGVTYERLVLFTDSFSNPYPAQVEFEQRGTWGGDFADVDGDSIPDIIARAGDQRGIRVIRNLGSVIREEVFLVDPSEGGGDPGPRFVVADFDRDEQQEILAGDGDGDLWMYEYRAGKYVQTWYLPGDGDARWIGGGMDLDGDGLVEFAVARAYTDAYEASNGFWELEIYSMRAPDTYAREWTTRIHGVATTGNGISAGDVDGDGLVDLIVCLRPDLYAFRAEKPDHYRPIWHTPVGLMRRALIADLDKDFRYEVLFNLDGAVHIVERDEPPVEVGSPQIIRARPLGPTRVEIDWMQVPDASSYQIYRAVGDGVLDYFDEISDRTVYIDSLLTEGQTYHYQIVAVADWDLRSGIVSLTPNRAPEVVRVETLSENQIQIFFSEEMGSDAALPSSYLLGGVGQPTSVILDQQNTRAVLSFAVLFPPRYTLTILNTSDASGTPLGLKTISDIVDPSLLARADVDGSGVVDFADFLSFVRAFQTSDSTFDFDGDGIVNFPDFLIFANLFGRKVGAGG
- a CDS encoding sulfatase-like hydrolase/transferase, yielding MPSQPNIVFIHAESMDGRKMGCMGHPAMQNATPNMDRLASDGVLFTNAYTNCPVCNPSRASMWSGKYPNYYDCWNNHEGLHENVPTYQNTFESAGYQTSAIGPIDYAYGKHSIRDRIGSWTRAANIRRPICRTTLPQVVDDGKANGRDWDRTYQAVDQLHQYARSDRPFWLYLTTGLVHPAFTAEKRHMPLIDADNVDIPPTLMPLEATHNQAIAYQRVTKNCDKQFSENLVREIRHTYFAMIAALDEMVGRVLQTVDDLGLRDNTYVIFSSDHGEMAGDQNQILKRSMYEASSHVPLIIRGPDVQKGVVVDTPVSLVDLYPTFMDMARIRYEDYADNAAYPDTLDGESLFPQLVEGTARKRDWAMCEYHGDRCATGTFMLRQGDWKYVKHTGFESELFNLMDDPDETTDLVHDKPEITRELDRVLTSNFDCEGIDARAKEYDRKSFVAWREQAHKEGIYEDTMARVYSGHDRICIEDIAPWTDEDEQRIEAWLDGSS
- a CDS encoding MFS transporter, producing the protein MSTETAPSFRSASRGDLRPVFYITAAHLALDFYMVLTPPLWAFFQSHYNLTVAQFAYLPTVIVFCGSITQPFMGYFSDGRDRMALVALGLFVTGIFVSCIGFAPTAYTLAIFLIFASFGSSLFHPTAGGLVTALTPHRANLSMAIFLTGGTTGMALASITGTQIVERYGIQYLWLIVIPVLILAPFILWQSRKVPVRERRVTAGKIDFSILKKARSLWTLFAISVLRSIIHTGFVSFTAILGASRGWATSEIGWVFSGYLLSSTLGRITGGYLADRMSQRKLLAFSCASSAIFHAGFCLTDGYVSLISFFVAGYLFDLGITTNISLAQRALPHNTSTATGLVMGFSWGMAGLAMIGVGSLAEWTSTATALVVVSMVLIPATLLVALLPSEYGEVRSKKK
- a CDS encoding phytanoyl-CoA dioxygenase family protein, giving the protein MGEVDNRLLMINNRRPYMSSLKEQYVEEGYIVVKDVLNIEQDIYPLQKAYSELLYALARIYLVETNSEALDRFDEMSLPERFAMSLGASRGTVLHHLDPVLNIFVPTFQWRKDLPDARIPEMFALMRHPKVLDVLEVLIGPEIAASPIYHFNLKLAPDHLKLADQVAGSVGADLSKEGFYTFQVGKTGWHMDAGSGLRDSHESEIVNAWIPITHATEENSCLVVIPGSHKEGVKYHPFPEDLDTQGITLPVDPGDIVFLDNKVMHSSTPNTSREDYRWAYNFRYLPIGQPPGRPFIPGFVARSRSAPETELHNAYVWSAMWVRCLDYLTEKGVPASYEDRSKMGLEEAQAITSHWRELTPDADGWLRLGKD